From the Maniola jurtina chromosome Z, ilManJurt1.1, whole genome shotgun sequence genome, one window contains:
- the LOC123880746 gene encoding uncharacterized protein LOC123880746, translating to MRTLAITLWLALAVVASIAIPLKDNEENVEVSRDKRSPTDWHSPPEGVWEKKLVWKEEYKKIWVSKKHLIWKQEWKKEKVAKWVTEKVKKWEEKQVPAWKIIKKPIWKEIKVPIWRDIKVPDVKKVYKPVWKVIQVPVTKTIHVPVWNKKFVPEWVKEGVPGEKYLGKDEHGWEYTSHDLWRKKLIWKPVWTKSFKTEHKQEWVDEKKLEWKEEWKKIWRWEKKQEWAIQKKEEWVEEKVQIWKTVKTEVWVPVQKKIWVEKWHQINVPVWKTMQVPAWKKVYKPVWVSVHHEHHDHHEHHEHHEDHEHHGWDK from the exons ATGAGGACGCTGGCGATCACG TTATGGTTGGCGCTTGCCGTAGTGGCTTCAATAGCCATTCCACTTAAAGATAATGAAGAAAATGTTGAAGTTTCAAGAGATAAGCGATCACCCACTGACTGGCACTCGCCTCCAGAAGGAGTTTGGGAGAAAAAACTAGTCTGGAAGGAAGAGTACAAAAAAATTTGGGTCAGTAAAAAGCATCTAATTTGGAAGCAGGAgtggaaaaaagaaaaagttgcgAAATGGGTAACAGAGAAAGTTAAAAAGTGGGAAGAGAAGCAAGTACCAGCATGGAAAATCATCAAAAAGCCTATTTGGAAGGaaattaaagtacctatttggAGAGATATCAAGGTTCCCGATGTTAAAAAAGTATACAAGCCAGTTTGGAAGGTCATTCAAGTACCAGTAACGAAAACTATACATGTTCCCGTATGGAATAAAAAATTCGTCCCCGAATGGGTAAAGGAGGGTGTGCCAGGAGAAAAATACCTAGGCAAGGACGAGCATGGGTGGGAGTATACGAGTCACGATCTATGGAGGAAAAAATTGATCTGGAAACCTGTGTGGACGAAATCGTTCAAAACAGAGCATAAACAGGAATGGGTAGATGAGAAAAAGTTAGAATGGAAAGAAGAAtggaaaaaaatatggcgaTGGGAAAAGAAACAAGAATGGGCCATACAAAAAAAAGAGGAATGGGTTGAAGAGAAAGTGCAAATATGGAAAACTGTTAAAACGGAAGTGTGGGTGCCAGTGCAAAAGAAAATTTGGGTTGAAAAATGGCATCAAATAAACGTCCCCGTATGGAAAACTATGCAAGTCCCAGCCTGGAAAAAAGTATACAAGCCAGTATGGGTTTCTGTTCATCATGAACACCATGATCACCATGAACACCACGAACATCACGAAGATCACGAACACCATGGATGGGATAAGTAG